The following nucleotide sequence is from Natronosalvus caseinilyticus.
CGGCGTACTCGAGGATCGTTTTGGCTGGTGTGCCGCGCTCGACCGCCTCGACTCCCTCGAGTCCGGCCTCCGACGCTCGGTCGGTGACGTCGGCGACGGCCGCTTCACTCTCGCGTTCGAGTTGGACCTTGATTTCCTCGCGCGTCTCGCCCGTTGCTGCTTGGACGATCCGCGTGTCGATGACCGACAGCGCGTGGACCCTCGCATCGTTGTCGGCAGCGATCGGAAGGGCGTGCTCGAGTGTCTGATCGATAGTGGCGCTCCCGTCTGTCGGAATGAGGATCTCGTCGTACATTGTCGGTCTCTGTATCGATTGACACGCCCTGCAGTGAAAAAGACACGTTCCGCCACTCGCTCGAGCGTGAGGGGCATTTCAATCGCTGCAAACGGATCTCGGTGGTGGCCTTCGACGGGTCACGCGAAAGCGTACGTGAATCTCGAGGAAGCGCGCAACCCGCATATCCGCTTTGTGGAATCCTCGCCCTTTAT
It contains:
- a CDS encoding universal stress protein; protein product: MYDEILIPTDGSATIDQTLEHALPIAADNDARVHALSVIDTRIVQAATGETREEIKVQLERESEAAVADVTDRASEAGLEGVEAVERGTPAKTILEYAETHDVDLIVIGTHGKSPREKRITMGSVSERVVDKSPIPVFVVRSADGVV